The Armatimonadota bacterium genome segment CCGAGGCGTCGCAAGTGGGTGCTCATGAGCGCATCGGCGGGTCCATGCGAGTCGCGCTGCCACAGCCGACCGGTCGCTACTTCAATCGATCACTGCTAGGCCGGCCCCCAGTCACACCAGCAACCACCAATCCCATCGCCCAACACCCTTTGATGCGGCGAGGACAGCGCCCATGGGTCTCCGGAAAGCACGGGAACCCAGTAGTCTAATCAAGCAGACGCGATCATCCACTGAAGCGCAGCTTCCAGTTTGCTCCTCACTTGCATGGCGATCTCTGCCAGGGCTGGGTTCTCGGCAACGGCGGAAACGGCTTTGACTGGGTCCATCGCGGCGATGACACAACCTCCGGCATCTTCGTAGACAATGACATTGCAGGGCAGAAGAAGGCCGATCTCAAGTTCCGCCTCCAGTGCCTTGTGAGCGAAAGGAGGGTTGCAGGCGCCCAGAATCACGTAGGGCCGAAAGTCAAACCCGAGCTTCTCCTTCAGAGTCTTCCTCACATCGATCTCGGTCAGCACACCGAAACCTTGTTGTTTGAGGGC includes the following:
- a CDS encoding DUF302 domain-containing protein, with translation MIAEPQHPDDVWFSGKEAVLVGRKALQVRTRRLARRERYREMTGIAENAGAGTPEAHLNSLLPRFPPQSLTLNNAMANRRREAMQLERSSYGMRVRTSLSYEPALTAIREALKQQGFGVLTEIDVRKTLKEKLGFDFRPYVILGACNPPFAHKALEAELEIGLLLPCNVIVYEDAGGCVIAAMDPVKAVSAVAENPALAEIAMQVRSKLEAALQWMIASA